One window from the genome of Bacteroidota bacterium encodes:
- a CDS encoding T9SS type A sorting domain-containing protein, protein MNKLCCFILLLNFKICIAQNIVPNGDFEQYSGCPTNFNQINSAQFWFNPCVPPYGSSPGQSGSSDYYNACAPSGIMNVPNSAVGYQPSHSGSAYAGIYTFSINHPDFREYIEVQLINVLIANECYYFEMFINLSNLSQFATDTISAYFSDTVVTGIHSHSPFQFMSQVKNISGIISDTLNWTKVSGTFIAAGGESYLIIGNQNNDLHTDTISVNNTGRNFSYIFIDDVSLIPCNSIGIEEQTTTSEIISYPNPIVNNLNITINNNELSEIILYDITSRIILNREFTNSILINTEQLSKGIYFYEIKNKYNLKNKKEKVVKD, encoded by the coding sequence ATGAATAAACTATGTTGTTTTATTTTACTATTAAATTTCAAAATTTGCATTGCTCAAAATATTGTTCCGAATGGGGATTTTGAGCAATATTCGGGATGCCCGACAAATTTTAATCAAATTAATTCTGCACAATTTTGGTTTAATCCATGCGTTCCTCCTTATGGAAGTTCTCCGGGACAAAGTGGTTCTTCTGATTATTATAACGCATGTGCTCCAAGTGGAATAATGAATGTACCTAATTCTGCTGTAGGATATCAGCCTTCTCATAGTGGCAGCGCATATGCTGGTATTTATACATTTTCTATTAATCACCCTGATTTTCGCGAATACATAGAAGTACAGTTAATTAATGTGCTTATTGCAAATGAATGCTACTATTTTGAAATGTTTATTAATCTCTCAAACTTAAGTCAATTCGCAACGGATACAATTAGTGCTTATTTTTCCGATACGGTTGTGACGGGAATTCATAGCCACTCTCCCTTTCAGTTTATGTCACAAGTAAAAAACATTTCAGGAATTATTTCTGATACTTTAAATTGGACTAAAGTGAGCGGAACTTTTATTGCTGCAGGAGGCGAAAGCTATTTAATAATTGGAAATCAAAATAATGATCTGCATACTGATACTATAAGTGTTAATAATACTGGAAGAAATTTTTCGTACATATTTATTGATGACGTTTCCTTAATTCCATGTAACAGCATTGGTATTGAAGAACAAACTACAACTTCAGAAATAATATCTTATCCAAATCCTATCGTTAACAACTTAAATATTACAATCAATAACAATGAACTTTCAGAAATAATTCTTTATGATATTACTTCAAGAATAATATTAAATAGAGAATTTACAAATTCAATTCTTATAAATACAGAACAACTTTCAAAAGGGATATATTTTTACGAGATAAAAAATAAATACAATTTGAAAAATAAGAAGGAAAAGGTTGTGAAAGATTGA
- a CDS encoding serine hydrolase, with translation MKKILLITFIAFAIQSQCLAQTFDTLWANRFQTVLDSVVTANNIKGASAAVLSPGQGIWTGVSGISSVGVPVTADMRFGIGSNTKLFISTVMAKLQEQGVLSLDDHLYQWLPSYPNIDSTATIRQLLSHQTGFFNYLSTGVSLWNDSLWADTTRFWTNEEILATIGPPLFAPGQGFSYSNTNYLLAAMIIDAATGISWVQNLHNIILDPLSMDSTFIGAFEAPNGPVAHEWDYNYGELINSPITSEYSIGSAAGAMLSTSSEMVQWYSALFNGSVIADSSLQELINFDPSSFYGLGVAEGSYNSLQHNYNHTGAMLGYISLMLYDVQTKSVLCILTNGGVTDLSLVLVPMLNVLYNEYPKQQNDAGIISVVSPWENGCSTIVTPSVSLKNYGSNTLTSVTINYNIVGGVPAVFNWTGTLATDSQVVVTLPDIITTSGTHSFVCYTSAPNGNTEGYTYNDSSTSNFIVNTTAAMFAPLTENFEGTVFPPPGWSINSNSIYQWGQTSIAPFSGTSSVVKGNYNDGNIGTHYDLDLPMINITGLTDPALGFEYAYTYYPGFYDSLQVLISSDCGVSWQSLFYKGGNTLRTAPVTTDPFYPTSAQWRHETISLSAYTGEVLIRFRSICGFGNNLFIDEVNIDQSTGIGTIAFDETGISVYPNPASGNITIDGLPVNSEIQISDISGKIILNEKTGSGITTIDISQFPKGVYLLMTSKGAQKIIRM, from the coding sequence ATGAAAAAAATTCTACTCATCACTTTTATCGCATTTGCAATTCAAAGCCAATGCCTGGCCCAAACATTCGACACTCTATGGGCCAATCGTTTTCAAACGGTATTAGACAGCGTTGTTACCGCGAATAATATTAAAGGGGCATCGGCGGCTGTACTTTCACCTGGTCAGGGAATATGGACAGGCGTTAGCGGCATTTCATCAGTAGGTGTTCCTGTAACAGCAGATATGCGTTTTGGAATTGGCAGCAACACCAAATTATTTATTTCAACAGTTATGGCAAAGCTTCAGGAACAAGGAGTGTTGTCGCTCGATGATCATTTATATCAATGGTTACCATCTTATCCAAATATTGATTCAACTGCAACTATACGCCAGTTACTTTCTCATCAAACCGGCTTTTTTAATTATCTGAGCACCGGTGTCAGTTTATGGAATGATTCTTTATGGGCCGACACAACCCGCTTCTGGACAAACGAGGAAATTCTTGCAACAATAGGCCCTCCACTTTTTGCTCCTGGCCAGGGGTTCTCTTATTCCAATACTAATTATTTACTTGCAGCGATGATAATAGATGCTGCAACAGGAATCTCCTGGGTTCAGAATCTGCATAATATAATTTTAGATCCTTTAAGTATGGACAGCACTTTTATCGGAGCTTTTGAAGCACCAAACGGGCCGGTAGCACATGAGTGGGATTATAATTACGGAGAATTAATTAATTCACCAATTACTTCTGAATATAGCATTGGATCTGCAGCCGGGGCAATGCTCTCAACTTCCAGTGAAATGGTTCAGTGGTACAGCGCATTATTCAACGGGTCAGTCATTGCTGATTCTTCACTTCAAGAATTAATTAACTTTGATCCTTCTTCTTTCTATGGACTTGGTGTAGCCGAAGGGTCTTATAATTCACTTCAGCATAATTATAATCATACAGGTGCAATGCTGGGTTACATTTCGCTTATGTTGTATGATGTGCAAACAAAATCAGTTCTATGCATTTTAACAAATGGCGGTGTAACTGATTTAAGTTTAGTTCTTGTTCCAATGTTAAATGTGCTTTATAATGAATATCCCAAACAACAAAACGATGCAGGAATTATTTCGGTTGTCAGTCCTTGGGAGAATGGCTGCAGTACAATAGTAACGCCATCCGTTTCACTTAAAAATTATGGAAGCAATACTCTAACTTCTGTTACCATTAATTATAATATTGTCGGAGGAGTGCCGGCTGTATTTAACTGGACAGGAACGTTAGCCACAGATAGCCAGGTTGTGGTAACACTTCCAGATATTATCACAACCAGCGGAACACATTCATTCGTATGTTATACTTCAGCCCCTAATGGAAATACTGAAGGCTATACATATAATGATTCTTCAACAAGCAATTTTATAGTAAACACTACTGCTGCAATGTTTGCTCCATTAACGGAAAACTTTGAGGGTACTGTTTTTCCTCCGCCGGGATGGTCTATAAATTCTAATTCAATATATCAATGGGGACAAACATCAATAGCTCCATTCAGCGGTACATCTTCAGTGGTTAAAGGAAATTACAATGATGGAAATATTGGCACTCATTACGACCTTGATCTGCCTATGATTAATATAACCGGTCTAACCGATCCTGCACTTGGATTCGAGTATGCCTATACCTATTATCCGGGATTTTATGATTCTCTTCAGGTTTTAATTTCATCTGATTGTGGTGTAAGCTGGCAAAGCCTGTTTTACAAAGGTGGCAATACGCTTAGGACAGCTCCGGTGACAACAGATCCTTTTTATCCAACTTCCGCCCAATGGAGGCATGAAACCATTTCGCTTTCTGCATATACCGGTGAAGTATTGATTCGCTTCCGTTCAATTTGCGGATTTGGAAATAATCTTTTTATTGATGAAGTAAATATTGATCAGTCAACGGGTATTGGCACAATAGCTTTCGATGAAACAGGAATAAGTGTATATCCGAATCCCGCTTCCGGCAATATAACTATTGACGGCTTACCCGTAAATTCTGAAATTCAAATTTCAGATATTTCAGGAAAAATTATTTTGAATGAAAAAACAGGATCCGGAATTACAACTATTGATATAAGTCAATTTCCAAAAGGAGTGTATCTTTTAATGACATCAAAAGGTGCACAGAAAATTATACGAATGTAA
- a CDS encoding amidohydrolase family protein, with protein sequence MSCTSLQVFSQTALFYNGNIFTSDTRNPFINYFVVENGKFTRSGNSYVSDSSENFDYKIDLKGKTVIPGIIDSHIHFIDGSLGLLQISLSNIVDSAELRNLIISTSGQMIDGYYVARDLGFPALQGISSPLNFLDKVIPDSPAIIFLKSGHAAVANSKAMKKLGITSKTKISDGSIGIAKGGELNGWLLEAAAMEALKRIGSCYSDRTIEKAVLKGQRLALSYGITTMGDNTFSPYHMKIYQAMQRDGTLKLRMWTRSFGRIPQTTSLMYPMGTKKLGFIGPENDFMQVHFHLTKLFEDMSLSVPPGVTGIKEPGGTIYLNEKEIKHYLLLHPDKTYAFHVQGEKGLQNIIDALNERGNSTNHHRHVIDHAGYCTEDQLTELKKLGASVTILASQTFDYPAIIRQYGATGVPLRENELLNARLKYRILDGALSSDFPYGMDTNFVHHKNIDGLNPFPNMAVNVCGKFPDGSVIKGFENKTLTVSEAIHSYTVNGAYVLGAENLLGKIAPGYAADFLILEDSLSETDPMDLYSCKVAQTYIAGEKVFDINNAERQISSTVEKKIKPYDYTISPVFGYDPTTGFIFGAAGFVFPLKTPASYGDLQLMATTSGKVQVQAKYIRYGLLKDVDFKMPVTYTNFIEYYFGEGDTTSSESFNEIFSDRYFVRPEFELKVNDHFKASLFGDFRVRNENAVKDKEGNTLNMWFFPDEKNIGSGLGLFYDTRDNPVSTKLGFYSAIYYENISELSFSDFGKSGLLFTDLRYFHYITNSKFVLASRISGGISYGNPSYLFRYTLGGAERLRGYYTNRYRGDRFYSAQLEFRFPLYKKFSGVCFLDEGDVSDDKLNKTLFSYGGGIRFSINDNVNLRLDYGIGKDQNGVLFTFGEAF encoded by the coding sequence TTGTCTTGCACAAGTCTGCAGGTATTTTCACAAACAGCATTATTTTACAATGGAAATATTTTCACGTCTGATACCAGAAATCCGTTTATCAATTATTTTGTTGTTGAAAACGGAAAATTCACGAGGTCCGGGAATTCATATGTTTCGGATAGTTCTGAGAACTTTGATTACAAAATAGATCTGAAAGGTAAGACCGTGATTCCGGGAATTATCGATAGTCATATCCATTTTATTGATGGCTCTTTAGGCCTTCTTCAGATCAGCTTATCAAATATTGTTGATTCCGCGGAATTACGAAATTTAATTATTTCGACTTCAGGACAAATGATAGATGGGTATTATGTAGCAAGGGATCTTGGGTTTCCAGCGTTGCAAGGGATATCTTCACCATTGAATTTCCTCGATAAAGTTATACCGGATTCTCCTGCAATAATTTTCTTAAAGAGCGGTCACGCTGCAGTTGCTAATTCCAAAGCAATGAAAAAGTTGGGGATCACTTCAAAAACCAAAATCAGCGATGGTTCAATTGGAATTGCCAAAGGTGGTGAACTGAACGGTTGGTTATTGGAAGCAGCAGCAATGGAGGCATTGAAACGCATAGGCTCATGCTATTCCGACCGAACCATCGAAAAAGCAGTTCTAAAAGGACAGCGACTTGCTTTGTCCTATGGAATTACAACCATGGGTGACAACACCTTTTCTCCTTATCATATGAAGATTTACCAGGCCATGCAAAGAGATGGTACTCTAAAATTAAGAATGTGGACCCGAAGTTTCGGAAGAATTCCCCAGACTACCAGCTTGATGTATCCAATGGGGACAAAAAAACTGGGTTTTATAGGCCCGGAAAATGATTTTATGCAGGTACATTTCCATCTAACAAAACTTTTCGAAGACATGTCACTTTCGGTTCCCCCCGGAGTGACCGGAATAAAGGAACCTGGAGGAACCATTTATCTGAACGAAAAGGAAATTAAACATTACTTGCTTCTTCACCCGGATAAAACTTATGCTTTTCATGTACAAGGTGAAAAAGGTCTGCAAAATATAATTGATGCATTAAACGAACGGGGAAATAGCACAAATCATCACCGGCATGTTATCGATCATGCCGGTTATTGTACCGAAGATCAATTAACCGAACTTAAAAAACTAGGTGCATCGGTTACTATTCTGGCTTCCCAGACTTTTGATTATCCTGCAATAATCCGTCAATACGGAGCGACTGGTGTTCCTCTTCGTGAAAACGAATTACTCAACGCACGTCTGAAGTACAGGATTCTGGACGGAGCTTTATCAAGCGATTTCCCCTATGGCATGGATACAAATTTTGTACACCATAAAAATATTGACGGATTAAATCCCTTTCCTAACATGGCCGTAAATGTATGCGGAAAATTCCCGGATGGTTCAGTCATTAAAGGGTTTGAGAATAAAACGCTGACTGTTTCAGAAGCTATTCATTCCTACACTGTAAACGGGGCGTATGTGCTGGGAGCTGAAAACCTGCTTGGCAAAATAGCGCCAGGATATGCCGCCGATTTTTTAATCCTGGAAGATTCACTTTCAGAAACTGACCCAATGGATTTGTATAGCTGCAAAGTAGCACAAACTTATATTGCAGGCGAAAAGGTGTTTGATATAAATAATGCTGAGCGCCAGATTTCATCCACTGTCGAAAAGAAAATAAAACCCTATGACTATACTATCAGCCCGGTTTTCGGGTATGATCCGACAACAGGTTTTATTTTTGGTGCTGCGGGATTCGTATTTCCACTCAAAACACCGGCGAGTTACGGTGACCTTCAATTAATGGCAACCACTTCAGGGAAAGTACAAGTTCAGGCCAAATACATAAGGTATGGCTTATTAAAAGATGTGGATTTTAAGATGCCTGTCACCTATACTAATTTTATTGAATACTACTTTGGCGAAGGTGACACCACCTCATCAGAAAGTTTTAATGAAATATTTTCCGACAGATATTTTGTTCGCCCGGAATTCGAATTGAAAGTTAATGATCATTTCAAGGCTTCATTATTCGGTGATTTCAGGGTGCGGAATGAAAATGCTGTAAAAGATAAAGAAGGAAATACACTTAACATGTGGTTCTTCCCTGATGAAAAAAATATAGGATCAGGTCTTGGCCTCTTTTATGATACACGCGATAATCCCGTTTCGACAAAACTAGGTTTTTACAGTGCTATTTATTACGAAAATATTTCAGAACTCAGCTTTTCTGATTTTGGGAAATCAGGATTATTGTTCACTGATTTAAGATACTTCCATTACATTACTAATTCAAAATTTGTTTTGGCTTCGCGGATATCCGGAGGAATTAGTTATGGTAATCCAAGTTACCTTTTCCGATACACGTTAGGTGGTGCGGAACGATTAAGAGGCTATTATACCAACAGGTACCGAGGCGATCGCTTTTATTCGGCTCAACTTGAATTCAGATTCCCGTTGTACAAGAAATTTTCCGGTGTGTGTTTTCTGGATGAAGGTGATGTAAGCGATGATAAATTAAATAAAACCCTTTTTAGCTATGGTGGGGGAATACGGTTTTCGATAAACGATAATGTTAATTTAAGGTTGGATTATGGAATCGGGAAGGACCAAAATGGTGTGCTTTTCACATTTGGAGAAGCTTTTTGA
- a CDS encoding alpha/beta hydrolase, whose translation MKIILSFFLIVIGLNTKAQERNIFTTDSVSLYVNVKGSGTPCLYIHGGPGSGSYWVEKFFGNVLEQHFQMIYLDQRGVGRSTSPKDHNYSMERMVKDFEEVRNALGIKQWLTLGHSFGGILQMGYSERHPKIISGMLMINCTLDLTESFNGTWIPKACEFLDLPPHNIYTNDSIPLLDRLMGVIGKLNEKDLKWKMAFADEKNSIAMDASYDEIPNWNNDFGNLALSIKEYWNNYKPLATDMKMPVLFFTGDSDWMAGPENYKGVNFPNIILYKSNVGHIPFMENKGDLEKAIIQYIKKYNF comes from the coding sequence ATGAAAATAATTCTTTCATTTTTCCTGATTGTTATTGGCTTGAATACTAAAGCACAGGAAAGAAATATCTTTACTACTGATAGTGTCAGTCTGTATGTAAATGTAAAAGGAAGTGGCACCCCTTGTTTATATATTCATGGTGGCCCTGGCTCAGGAAGTTATTGGGTAGAAAAATTTTTCGGGAATGTGCTGGAACAACATTTTCAAATGATTTATCTCGATCAGAGAGGTGTTGGGCGTTCTACTAGTCCGAAGGATCACAACTACTCTATGGAAAGGATGGTGAAGGATTTTGAAGAAGTACGGAATGCACTTGGCATAAAGCAATGGTTGACACTTGGACATTCTTTTGGAGGAATTCTACAAATGGGTTATTCTGAACGACACCCAAAAATTATTTCCGGAATGTTGATGATAAACTGTACGCTTGATCTGACCGAAAGTTTTAATGGCACATGGATTCCCAAGGCATGTGAATTTCTTGACCTTCCACCGCACAATATTTACACTAATGATTCAATTCCATTACTCGATCGACTTATGGGTGTTATAGGGAAGCTTAATGAAAAGGATCTGAAATGGAAAATGGCATTTGCTGATGAAAAGAACTCCATTGCAATGGATGCATCATACGATGAAATTCCAAACTGGAATAATGATTTTGGAAATCTTGCTCTTTCAATTAAAGAATACTGGAATAATTATAAACCACTGGCGACTGATATGAAAATGCCCGTTTTATTCTTTACCGGAGATTCTGACTGGATGGCCGGACCTGAAAATTATAAAGGTGTTAATTTCCCAAATATTATACTGTACAAAAGCAATGTTGGTCATATCCCTTTCATGGAAAATAAAGGTGATTTGGAAAAAGCCATAATACAGTATATCAAAAAGTATAACTTCTAA
- a CDS encoding CPBP family intramembrane metalloprotease produces the protein MNTLSNPSVKKSVISVIGFISLFTLYHLPEFFQNYYQEPLIWLLESSMLLFVIVAYFIGKSKFKNGFRTYGLFAFRKYWSNLAKGILMGICITILANMVPVWMHWNKISWHWDWQQILLFTIGTFFPSLAEDILTRGYVMTYWPRKWNVNYLILFSAGVYVLNHIFKLNKPDVLLYLFVLGLLLMWVFVATRSLWLTLGIHWGSNIAYQFFANIVSFETIKDTGLENYVLAACYVLGFMLVFILFKGGFFTLAVKNDD, from the coding sequence ATGAATACCTTATCGAATCCTTCTGTAAAAAAGTCTGTTATATCTGTCATTGGATTTATATCCCTGTTTACTCTATACCATCTTCCTGAATTTTTTCAAAACTATTATCAGGAACCACTTATTTGGTTGCTGGAAAGTAGTATGCTACTTTTCGTGATAGTGGCTTATTTTATTGGGAAAAGTAAGTTTAAAAACGGGTTCAGAACCTATGGATTATTCGCTTTCCGTAAATATTGGAGCAACCTTGCAAAAGGTATACTTATGGGTATTTGCATTACAATACTTGCTAACATGGTGCCGGTCTGGATGCATTGGAATAAAATTTCTTGGCATTGGGATTGGCAGCAGATTTTATTGTTTACAATCGGAACCTTCTTTCCCTCGTTGGCCGAAGATATTCTTACACGTGGTTATGTCATGACTTATTGGCCCCGGAAATGGAATGTTAACTATCTCATTCTTTTTTCTGCCGGGGTGTATGTGCTTAACCATATTTTCAAGCTTAATAAGCCGGATGTATTGTTGTACCTGTTTGTACTTGGATTACTATTAATGTGGGTATTCGTCGCCACCCGAAGTTTATGGCTTACTCTGGGAATACATTGGGGAAGTAATATTGCCTATCAGTTTTTTGCCAATATTGTTTCATTTGAAACCATCAAAGATACCGGTCTGGAAAATTATGTACTGGCAGCTTGTTATGTATTGGGATTTATGTTGGTATTCATATTGTTTAAAGGTGGTTTTTTTACTTTGGCAGTGAAGAATGATGATTGA
- a CDS encoding AI-2E family transporter: MIEETSSKNKSRSSISLIYTAAFVILGLWFAYEIISILFLFFLGIVLTLILNAPTMWLVSKKVPRTFAAIIVFFVMLLFLFFMGWLIIPRMLEEGSTLLSNIPNYISDLRHQLSSMLSDYPSLQQKLLGKEAIKDNLPEANSIIKSLGRFSFSLIGGAFMIIVFFSIVIYMLIDPAPLIETYLMLFPEEKRQKAAQALAKASVMLNGWIWSNLLAGTMEAIATYFFLTYMEVPGVWVWTGLALFAELVPKLGLYIMAVPPVLITLSISPMTALWVLIFYLILNEIMGDLVIPRIRASTMNLHPVSTLFSMLALASAFGLIGALIATPLTAFVKAYYETFYVPTVSKENIKDQVKMVLARKEKN, encoded by the coding sequence ATGATAGAAGAAACTTCATCCAAAAATAAATCAAGATCGAGTATTAGTTTAATTTATACTGCTGCTTTTGTAATTCTCGGCTTGTGGTTTGCGTATGAAATTATCAGTATTTTATTTCTCTTCTTTCTAGGGATTGTTCTGACCCTGATTTTAAATGCACCTACCATGTGGTTGGTTTCAAAAAAAGTTCCGAGAACTTTTGCTGCAATCATCGTATTTTTTGTAATGTTGCTTTTCTTATTTTTTATGGGATGGCTTATAATTCCAAGAATGTTAGAAGAGGGAAGCACACTTCTATCCAATATTCCAAATTACATCTCCGATTTACGGCATCAACTCTCATCCATGCTATCAGATTATCCTTCTCTACAACAAAAACTACTTGGTAAAGAAGCGATCAAAGATAATCTACCGGAAGCAAATAGTATTATAAAAAGCCTTGGTCGATTTTCCTTTTCACTAATCGGTGGCGCTTTTATGATAATAGTTTTTTTCAGTATCGTAATTTACATGTTGATTGATCCGGCACCGTTAATAGAAACCTATCTGATGTTATTTCCGGAAGAAAAAAGACAGAAGGCAGCACAGGCATTAGCGAAAGCATCAGTTATGTTAAATGGTTGGATATGGTCTAATCTGTTAGCTGGTACAATGGAAGCCATTGCGACCTATTTCTTTTTAACCTATATGGAAGTGCCTGGAGTATGGGTATGGACTGGATTAGCTTTGTTTGCAGAATTAGTTCCCAAGTTAGGATTATATATTATGGCAGTCCCTCCGGTCTTAATAACCCTTTCAATTTCACCGATGACAGCCTTATGGGTACTTATATTTTATCTGATATTAAATGAAATTATGGGTGATTTGGTAATTCCTCGGATAAGAGCATCCACTATGAATTTACATCCTGTATCAACCCTCTTTTCCATGCTTGCTTTAGCAAGTGCTTTTGGCTTAATAGGGGCTTTGATTGCTACTCCACTTACTGCTTTTGTTAAAGCCTATTATGAAACATTTTACGTTCCAACTGTTTCCAAAGAAAATATTAAAGACCAGGTAAAGATGGTGCTTGCAAGGAAAGAAAAAAACTGA
- the arr gene encoding NAD(+)--rifampin ADP-ribosyltransferase gives MENNSDEHKSNEQGATPFAQTYFHGTRSDLKLGEFIEVGFNSNYGQRKNAKYIFLSATLDAAIWGAELAYGEERERIYLVEPTGPIEDDPDLTDKKFPGNPTKSYRSTQPFKIVGEVTNWQGHPPEQVKAMKAALAKLKEQGINSLNDE, from the coding sequence ATGGAAAATAACAGCGACGAACATAAATCAAATGAACAAGGTGCAACACCTTTTGCACAGACCTATTTTCACGGGACAAGGTCTGACTTGAAACTCGGGGAGTTTATTGAAGTTGGTTTCAACTCGAATTATGGACAGAGAAAAAATGCAAAATATATTTTCCTGTCAGCAACTTTAGATGCTGCTATCTGGGGTGCAGAGCTTGCTTATGGTGAAGAACGTGAAAGAATATATTTAGTAGAACCAACGGGACCTATCGAAGATGATCCTGACTTAACAGATAAAAAATTCCCTGGTAACCCGACAAAATCTTATCGTTCAACCCAACCGTTTAAAATAGTTGGAGAAGTAACAAATTGGCAAGGGCACCCACCAGAACAAGTTAAAGCAATGAAGGCCGCATTAGCAAAACTGAAAGAACAGGGAATTAATTCTTTGAATGACGAATAA
- a CDS encoding dihydrofolate reductase family protein: protein MRKVIAAINMTLDGICDHTAGIPDEDLHIHYAELLDNSGSILYGRTTYQLMQYWQTLLKNPSGQKSMDDFALAIDKIPKIVFSRTLKNTEWDSAKLVTKEIKKEVSELKQQPGKDILVGSRSLIIQLINFNLIDEFQICIYPMIEGKGLPLFDKVRDRTIFKLSKTKIFGSGAIVLYYEATHQ from the coding sequence ATGAGAAAAGTAATTGCAGCAATTAATATGACCCTTGACGGGATTTGCGATCATACAGCAGGTATCCCCGATGAAGATTTACATATACATTATGCAGAACTTTTAGACAATTCAGGAAGTATATTGTATGGACGAACAACTTACCAACTCATGCAATATTGGCAAACACTGCTAAAAAATCCTTCAGGTCAAAAATCAATGGACGATTTTGCTCTTGCCATTGATAAAATACCAAAAATTGTTTTTTCACGGACTTTGAAAAATACTGAATGGGACAGTGCGAAACTTGTAACAAAAGAAATTAAAAAGGAAGTTTCAGAACTCAAACAACAACCAGGTAAAGATATTTTAGTTGGCAGTCGGAGTTTAATTATTCAGCTAATAAACTTTAATTTGATTGATGAGTTTCAGATTTGTATTTATCCAATGATAGAGGGAAAAGGTCTGCCGTTGTTTGACAAAGTAAGAGACAGGACAATTTTTAAACTTTCAAAGACAAAAATCTTTGGCTCAGGTGCAATCGTACTATATTATGAGGCTACTCATCAATAA